A segment of the Frankineae bacterium MT45 genome:
CGTCGGCATCGCTCCGCGACACCCTGTCTCGACAATTAGTACGCCAATATGGGTCAAATTTCCTGGTGAGATGGGCCTTGATCCCGGCCGCCAACGAAATTTGGCGCCTCAATTCCGGCCGAGAAAACTACCGCCGGTGATAACCGGCATTAGCCGGTACTGAACGTACGCAACAGCTCGGCTATCTCCGGTTGACTGAAGTGCTCGGCCCAGCCGAGCGGGGTGGCGTCGAACCGCTTGTCGGTCAACGTGACGTCGGCACCGAGTCGAAGCAAGCTCTTCACCAGCTCGAGGTCACCGTCACCGGCGGCGACGTGCAGCGCTGTCTCCCACCGTTGTTCGATCGGAGTGTCACCGCGCCCGAAGGCGTTAACGTCGAATCCGACGCCGACGAGAAGCTCAACGGCGCCGGCGACGCCCTGGCTCGCGGCCCAGACAACCAGCCCGGGGCGAGCCGCGCGGGCCAACGCGATCACCGACTCCGGCGTCGAGTGCACCGCCTCGGTGTCAGCGGCCATGGCGGCGGCAACGAAGGCCGCGACTGCGTCCAGGCTCGGCTCGTCGGCCCCGAGATCGCGCAACAGGGCCGCCATCGCCCGGTTGCCGCTCAGCAGGGCCGCCTCAATCGGCGCCATCGCCCCGGTGTTCCGAGACCAGCTGGGCGCCTCCTTAACCGCATTGACATCCACGCCGTGCTCGGCCAACAACACGACCCGCTCACGCTGATCGTGGGTAACCGCCCAGTGCAGCAGGTTGTTCAGCATCACCGCCGGAGCGTCGAGCTGATCACCGAGCAGGCGATGCCAGACCCCGCCCTGGCCTCGCCCGAGCCCAAAATCGAAGAGCAGCCGAAGATGGTCGTCGTTGGGGTTGAACATCCGGTTGTACAGTGCCTGCCCGTCGTTCGGATCGGCGCCGGCCTCCAGCAGCAGCCGGGCGAGCGGGATCTCGTACTGGTGGGCCGGGCGCTGAGCATCAGCCGAGCCGAAGACGCCCGTGAGGATTGTGAACGGTGTCGGCAGGCCGAGGAAGAAGCGCCCGTCGTTCGGGTCGGCGCCAGCCTCGATGAGTAGCGCCGCAGTGGCCAACACCGACGTCTCGTCTCGCGCTTGTTCGAGCTGACGCTCGGGCCAGCCGTCGTGACGCGAGTACGTCAGATACATCAGTGGCGACCAGTTGTACGGCCCGCAAC
Coding sequences within it:
- a CDS encoding Ankyrin repeat-containing protein; translated protein: MPTAPLPEQPNLDQLRKQARELQRAVRRGEPRALALVAEHYSGDPTAETFPLQLAQIVVARHYRFASWAALCRHVEVISARSWVLPPASEKQSVGARFLRLACLNFTEDEPARRVEAAALLAANPELPKHDLAVAAVCADVEAARRLLAVNPTAAQSRCGPYNWSPLMYLTYSRHDGWPERQLEQARDETSVLATAALLIEAGADPNDGRFFLGLPTPFTILTGVFGSADAQRPAHQYEIPLARLLLEAGADPNDGQALYNRMFNPNDDHLRLLFDFGLGRGQGGVWHRLLGDQLDAPAVMLNNLLHWAVTHDQRERVVLLAEHGVDVNAVKEAPSWSRNTGAMAPIEAALLSGNRAMAALLRDLGADEPSLDAVAAFVAAAMAADTEAVHSTPESVIALARAARPGLVVWAASQGVAGAVELLVGVGFDVNAFGRGDTPIEQRWETALHVAAGDGDLELVKSLLRLGADVTLTDKRFDATPLGWAEHFSQPEIAELLRTFSTG